Proteins co-encoded in one Nicotiana sylvestris chromosome 7, ASM39365v2, whole genome shotgun sequence genomic window:
- the LOC104243253 gene encoding COBRA-like protein 10, with protein MVVTSCKGMQIPWRAISWVALVLFFQTCSGQDYGGEEKPAAPPPEQEHCDGIFVTYSFEGRDKVYPLVKNISAQAWSFKSMLTVLNTGIYELKSWKVFVGFQHNELLVSADGAVAIDGDGFPVKVGKNGTTLAGYPQSDLKTAIDTAGDFTQMSAQISIKGTQFGLKDKATPMPKTIKLVNEGYKCPAPKRYTSYMHVCCTRDPKFKAKNVTTKFMPRRYGDLSITYDVLSAYTNKYQAQVTIDNLNPLGRLDHWNLTWEWMRNEFIYSIKGAYTHKKDPSECIYGPQGQYYKDFDFTTVINCQKKPLISDLPKEKAEDDKVGKLPYCCRNGTLLSPIMNETQARSIFQMEVFKLPPDLNRTALNPPQNWKIEGTINPSYQCGPPVRIDPSEFPDPNGIGIITTAVASWQITCNITRPKPKGAKCCVSFSAYYADSVIPCSTCACGCEQMSKCDANRKPLLLPPEALLVPFENREEKAKAWNDIKHLGPLPKKLPCPDNCGVSINWHVDSDYKSGWTARITLFNWGDDAFEDWFTAIQMKKDIASGYENVYSFNGTKLPSRNNTIFMQGLPGLNFLVGEVKGSNPNKDPRVPGKQQSVISFLKKYTPHINVAAGDGFPAKVFFNGEECALPPDLPSIASFKSKVGLLPAVLLALFTFLLLTDWLH; from the exons ATGGTTGTAACAAGCTGTAAAGGAATGCAAATTCCATGGAGGGCTATCTCTTGGGTCGCATTAGTCTTGTTTTTTCAAACATGTAGCGGGCAAGATTACGGCGGAGAGGAAAAACCGGCGGCACCGCCACCGGAACAAGAGCATTGTGATGGAATCTTTGTCACGTATAGTTTCGAGGGACGAGACAAAGTATACCCATTGGTGAAGAACATATCAGCACAAGCATGGTCATTTAAGTCCATGTTAACGGTGTTGAATACAGGGATTTATGAGCTGAAATCCTGGAAAGTTTTCGTGGGATTTCAGCATAATGAGTTGTTGGTATCCGCGGATGGAGCGGTTGCAATTGACGGAGATGGATTTCCTGTAAAAGTAGGTAAAAATGGTACAACATTGGCAGGGTATCCACAGTCCGATTTGAAAACGGCTATAGATACCGCAGGAGATTTTACTCAAATGTCTGCTCAAATCAGTATTAAGGGGACGCAATTTGGTCTCAAAGATAAAGCAACTCCTATGCCTAAAACAATCAAGCTTGTCAATGAGGGATACAAATGCCCTGCTCCTAAGCGTTATA CAAGTTATATGCATGTTTGCTGCACGAGGGATCCTAAATTCAAGGCCAAGAATGTGACCACCAAGTTCATGCCCCGTCGTTATGGAGATCTCTCCATAACTTACGATGTTCTATCAGCGTACACGAACAAGTACCAAGCCCAGGTCACTATTGATAATCTCAATCCTTTGGGCCGTCTTGATCATTGGAACTTAACGTGGGAGTGGATGAGAAATGAGTTCATTTACAGCATTAAAGGTGCCTATACTCACAAGAAAGACCCTTCTGAATGCATTTACGGACCCCAAGGACAATATTACAAGGATTTCGATTTCACTACTGTAATCAATTGCCAAAAGAAGCCACTCATTTCTGATTTGCCTAAGGAGAAAGCCGAGGATGATAAAGTTGGGAAATTACCTTATTGTTGCAGAAACGGGACTCTTTTGTCGCCTATCATGAATGAGACCCAAGCAAGATCCATTTTCCAGATGGAAGTTTTCAAACTCCCACCTGATTTAAACAGAACCGCCTTAAATCCGCCTCAGAACTGGAAAATTGAGGGTACAATTAATCCATCTTATCAATGTGGACCTCCAGTCAGAATAGATCCATCTGAATTTCCAGATCCTAATGGAATTGGAATTATCACTACAGCAGTAGCTAGCTGGCAAATTACTTGTAACATTACTCGTCCGAAGCCCAAAGGAGCCAAATGCTGTGTTTCTTTCTCTGCTTATTATGCAGATTCTGTTATCCCATGCAGCACTTGCGCCTGCGGCTGTGAACAGATGTCTAAATGTGACGCGAATAGAAAGCCGCTGCTTCTTCCTCCTGAAGCACTTCTTGTCCCTTTTGAAAATAGAGAGGAAAAGGCTAAAGCTTGGAACGATATCAAACATTTAGGTCCTCTGCCCAAGAAACTACCTTGTCCTGATAATTGCGGGGTGAGCATTAATTGGCATGTGGATAGTGATTACAAGAGTGGATGGACTGCTAGAATAACTCTATTCAATTGGGGAGATGATGCTTTTGAAGATTGGTTTACAGCAAttcaaatgaagaaagatatagctAGTGGCTATGAAAATGTTTATTCTTTCAATGGGACAAAGCTGCCTAGTAGGAACAACACTATATTTATGCAAGGGTTGCCTGGTTTGAATTTCTTGGTTGGAGAAGTTAAGGGTAGTAATCCTAATAAAGATCCAAGAGTGCCTGGAAAACAACAATCTGTTATTTCTTTCTTAAAGAAATACACACCACATATTAATGTTGCAGCTGGTGATGGATTCCCTGCTAAGGTGTTTTTCAATGGGGAAGAATGTGCTCTTCCACCAGACTTGCCCAGCATTGCATCATTTAAATCCAAAGTTGGTTTGTTGCCTGCAGTTTTGCTTGCTCTCTtcacttttcttcttttgacggATTGGTTACACTGA